From the genome of Nicotiana sylvestris chromosome 2, ASM39365v2, whole genome shotgun sequence, one region includes:
- the LOC104242304 gene encoding light-induced protein, chloroplastic: MASISSLNQIPCKTLQITSQYSKPTSKISTFPITSTNFPSISVKEFTNPKPKFTAQAKNYDKNDEWGPEVEQIKPSGGGVAVAEEEPPKEPSEIELLKKQLVDSFYGTNRGLSASSETRAEIVELITKLESMNPTPAPTEALPLLNGKWILAYTSFSGLFPLLSRGTLPLVRIEEISQTIDSETFAVQNCVVFAGPLATTSITTNAKFEVRSPKRVQIKFDEGIIGTPQLTDSIELPENVEFLGQKIDLSPFKGLINSVQDTASSVAKSISSQPPIKFPISNNNAQSWLLTTYLDDELRISRGDGGSVFVLIKEGSPLLKP; this comes from the exons ATGGCTTCCATCTCTTCTCTAAATCAAATTCCTTGCAAAACTCTGCAAATTACATCCCAATATTCAAAACCCacctcaaaaatctcaacttttCCCATCACCTCCACAAATTTCCCATCAATTTCAGTCAAAGAATTCACAAACCCAAAACCAAAATTCACAGCACAAGCCAAGAACTACGACAAGAACGACGAGTGGGGTCCAGAAGTGGAGCAAATAAAGCCAAGTGGAGGAGGAGTAGCGGTAGCAGAGGAAGAACCACCAAAGGAGCCGAGCGAAATCGAATTGCTGAAGAAACAGTTGGTTGATTCATTTTATGGAACCAATAGGGGTTTGAGTGCTAGCAGTGAAACTCGTGCTGAGATCGTGGAACTCATCACTAAGCTTGAATCCATGAACCCAACTCCTGCTCCTACCGAGGCGTTGCCTCTTCTCAATGGAAAATGGATTCTTGC GTACACATCTTTTTCTGGTCTGTTCCCCTTGTTGTCAAGGGGCACACTGCCTCTGGTTCGCATCGAGGAGATTTCCCAGACCATCGATTCTGAGACTTTCGCTGTTCAGAACTGTGTCGTCTTTGCTGGACCTTTAGCTACAACTTCCATTACTACCAACGCCAAATTCGAAGTCAGAAGTCCTAAGCGTGTCCAG ATTAAATTTGATGAAGGCATAATTGGAACACCCCAGTTGACGGATTCTATTGAGCTGCCTGAGAACGTCGAATTCTTGGGACAAAAAATTGATCTAAGCCCTTTCAAAGGCTTGATTAATTCAGTCCAAGACACAGCTTCTTCAGTAGCCAAGTCTATTTCCAGTCAACCACCAATTAAGTTTCCTATTTCCAACAACAATGCACAATCTTGGCTGCTGACAACATACCTGGATGATGAGCTTAGGATTTCCAGAGGAGATGGAGGCAGTGTATTTGTGTTGATCAAGGAAGGCAGTCCCCTCTTGAAGCCTTAA
- the LOC104247835 gene encoding pyrophosphate--fructose 6-phosphate 1-phosphotransferase subunit beta: MAAATISLLFNGDLASSVKSQGTGRYASVYSEVQNSRLDHPLPLPSVLGSPFKVVDGPPSSAAGHPEEIGKLFPSLFGQPSVSLVPDDSGDVAMNQSLKIGVVLSGGQAPGGHNVISGIFDFLQTHCKGSTLYGFRGGPAGIMKCKYVVLTPEYIYPYRNQGGFDMICSGRDKIETPEQFKQAEETAKKLDLDGLVVIGGDDSNTNACLLAENFRSKNLKTRVIGCPKTIDGDLKSKEVPTSFGFDTACKIYAEMIGNVMIDARSTGKYYHFVRLMGRAASHITLECALQTHPNITLIGEEVFAKKLTLKNVTDYIADVICKRAESGYNYGVILIPEGLIDFIPEIQQLIAELNEILAHDVVDEAGVWKKKLTPQCLELFELLPLAIQEQLLLERDPHGNVQVAKIETEKMLIQMVETELGQRKQKGGYNAQFKGQSHFFGYEGRCGLPSNFDSTYCYALGYGAGALLQSGKTGLISSVGNLAAPVEEWTVGGTALTALMDVERRHGKFKPVIKKAMVELEGAPFKKFASKREEWALNNRYINPGPIQFVGPVANKLNHTLLLELGIDA; encoded by the exons ATGGCCGCCGCCACAATTTCTTTACTTTTCAACGGGGATTTAGCTTCTTCCGTCAAGTCTCAGGGTACCGGCCGTTATGCTTCCGTTTATAGTGAAGTTCAAAATAGCCGTTTAGATCACCCTCTCCCTCTCCCTTCTGTCCTCGGTAGTCCTTTCAAAGTCGTTGATGGCCCTCCTTCTTCTGCCGCCGGCCACCCCG AGGAGATTGGAAAGCTTTTTCCTTCCCTATTCGGACAACCATCTGTATCATTGGTGCCCGATGATTCTGGGGATGTTGCGATGAATCAGAGTTTGAAAATTGGGGTGGTGTTATCTGGAGGCCAAGCTCCCGGAGGGCATAATGTTATTTCAGGAATATTTG ATTTCTTGCAGACTCATTGCAAGGGAAGCACATTGTATGGATTCAGGGGTGGACCAGCTGGGATCATGAAGTGCAAGTATGTGGTGTTGACCCCAGAGTATATTTACCCATACAGAAACCAG GGTGGATTTGATATGATCTGCAGTGGCAGGGACAAGATTGAGACTCCAGAGCAG TTTAAGCAAGCTGAAGAAACAGCAAAGAAGCTCGACTTAGATGGGCTTGTCGTAATTGGTGGAGATGACTCCAATACAAATGCTTGTCTTCTCGCTGAGAACTTCAG AAGTAAAAATTTGAAAACTCGGGTCATTGGATGCCCAAAAACCATAGATGGTGACTTGAAATCCAAAGAGGTTCCCACAAGTTTTGGCTTTGATACGGCATGCAAG ATATATGCAGAAATGATTGGGAATGTCATGATAGATGCTCGATCAACAGGAAAATACTATCATT TTGTGCGGCTCATGGGGCGTGCTGCTTCACACATTACTCTAGAGTGTGCTTTGCAAACTCATCCAAACATTACTTTGATTGGAGAAGAG GTATTTGCAAAGAAACTGACTCTTAAGAATGTTACGGACTACATTGCTGATGTGATCTGCAAGCGTGCAGAGTCAGGTTACAATTATGGAGTGATCCTCATTCCTGAAGGACTTATAGATTTCATTCCTGAG ATTCAGCAACTCATTGCGGAACTAAACGAAATATTGGCACATGATGTCGTGGATGAAGCTGGTGTTTGGAAAAAGAAGCTTACTCCCCAGTGTCTTGAGCTCTTTGAGTTGCTGCCCCTAGCAATTCAGGAACAACTGTTGCTTGAGAGAGATCCACACGGAAATGTCCAG GTAGCTAAAATTGAAACTGAGAAAATGCTTATTCAAATGGTTGAAACTGAATTGGGTCAGAGGAAGCAGAAGGGTGGATATAATGCTCAATTTAAAGGACAATCCCACTTTTTCGG TTATGAAGGAAGGTGTGGTTTGCCATCCAATTTTGATTCCACATACTGTTATGCGTTGGGATACGGTGCAGGAGCGCTGCTGCAAAGTGGGAAGACAGGGTTGATATCATCG GTCGGCAACTTGGCTGCTCCAGTTGAAGAATGGACCGTTGGTGGAACAGCACTTACTGCATTGATGGATGTAGAGAGGAGACATG GCAAGTTCAAGCCGGTGATCAAGAAGGCTATGGTGGAGCTTGAAG GTGCTCCATTCAAGAAATTTGCTTCAAAGCGGGAAGAGTGGGCTCTTAACAACCGATACATTAACCCAG GTCCCATTCAATTTGTTGGTCCGGTGGCTAATAAACTAAACCACACTTTACTTCTGGAGTTGGGAATAGATGCTTAA